TACCTATATGGAAGTGCCTGAAATCCATATTGGGAAGCTAAACTTGAATGTTCAGTACTCAGTTTTAAAAAACAAGGATGATGACCAGCGCCTAGTGGTTCTTATTAGAGATATGACAGAGCTTAGAAATAGAGAAAAAGAGCTGATATTAAAATCAGTGGCAATAAGAGAAATTCATCATAGAGTAAAAAATAATCTTCAAACTATAGCCTCGCTTCTGAGGATGCAGTCTAGAAGAATCACCGATGACCAAGCAAAAAAAGCTTTCTCAGAGAGTATAAATAGAGTCTTAAGTATTGCTGTTACTCACGAGCTTTTAGCTCAAAATGGTGTAGATGACGTAGATATTAAGGATATTCTTACAAATCTAGTTCAAAATACAATTTATTATAATTCCAAGCCCTCTACCAATATAAAAGTAGAAATTACTGGAGATAATTTCAGCATAGATTCAGATAAAGCTACATCAATAGCTCTAGCTGTAAATGAGCTCGTTCAAAACTGTATGGAATACGCTTTCCCAAACAGAAAAGAAGGAAATATCAGAATACATATAGAAAAGGATGAGCTGTATTCGAAAATTATAGTAGCTGATGATGGCGTAGGATTTGACAAAACTGAAAGACCTGCAGGGTCGCTAGGGCTAAATATAGTAGAGGGGTTAGTGGTTGAAAAGCTAGATGGAAGCTTTGAAATTTCATCTTCGCCTTTTGGAACTCAGGTTGAAATAGAAATAATCAATAAATGTAGATAATAAAGCAGGAGGGGAGTTATGAAGGAGACCTTAATCAGTGTGGGAATAGATGTAGGAACTACGACTACTCAGGTGATTTTTTCTAATATAACCATAGAAAATATGTCATCAGGAGCTAGAGTACC
This is a stretch of genomic DNA from Acetoanaerobium sticklandii. It encodes these proteins:
- a CDS encoding sensor histidine kinase, which produces MIRKLCEKFTTLNESDIQLLYNVNEFLPLISQVTNGDVFIDCMTREPDTAIVVAEAKKKKSLYKKNVVGEFALRENEPAVLRTMDTGLTTRELKGISQENIPIEQSVTAIKNGDKVVGTLIVEKDATKDFAERRNIEILSETAQQLTQALMFHNRGEEHKIDYITNYVTDGIMIFDKEGVVIYANPMAISIYKKIGYKDDIIGMHFDNVALDEKTFKDVTETTYMEVPEIHIGKLNLNVQYSVLKNKDDDQRLVVLIRDMTELRNREKELILKSVAIREIHHRVKNNLQTIASLLRMQSRRITDDQAKKAFSESINRVLSIAVTHELLAQNGVDDVDIKDILTNLVQNTIYYNSKPSTNIKVEITGDNFSIDSDKATSIALAVNELVQNCMEYAFPNRKEGNIRIHIEKDELYSKIIVADDGVGFDKTERPAGSLGLNIVEGLVVEKLDGSFEISSSPFGTQVEIEIINKCR